A portion of the Citrobacter rodentium NBRC 105723 = DSM 16636 genome contains these proteins:
- the ubiB gene encoding ubiquinone biosynthesis regulatory protein kinase UbiB — protein sequence MTPGEVRRLYFIIRTFLSYGLDELIPRMRITLPLRLWRYGLFWMPNRHKDKLLGERLRLALQELGPVWIKFGQMLSTRRDLFPPQIADQLALLQDKVAPFDGERAKAQIEAAMGGLPVEAWFDDFDIKPLASASIAQVHTARLKSNGKEVVIKVIRPDILPVIKADLKLIYRLARWVPRLLPDGRRLRPTEVVREYEKTLIDELNLLRESANAIQLRRNFEDSPMLYVPEVYSDYCSENMMVMERIYGIPVSDVAALEKNGTNMQLLAERGVQVFFTQVFRDSFFHADMHPGNIFVSYEHPEDPQYIGIDCGIVGSLNKEDKRYLAENFIAFFNRDYRKVAELHVDSGWVPPDTNVEEFEFAIRTVCEPIFEKPLAEISFGHVLLNLFNTARRFNMEVQPQLVLLQKTLLYVEGVGRQLYPQLDLWKTAKPFLESWIKDQVGIPALVRALKEKSPFWVEKMPELPELVYDSLRQGKYLRHSVDKIARELQENHVRQGQSRYLLGIGVTLLLSGTFLLISRPEWGLTPGWLMAGGIVAWIVGWRKTR from the coding sequence ATGACGCCAGGTGAAGTACGGCGCCTATATTTCATCATTCGCACCTTTTTAAGCTACGGACTTGATGAGCTCATTCCCCGGATGCGGATCACGCTGCCGCTACGGTTATGGCGTTACGGCCTGTTCTGGATGCCGAACCGACACAAAGACAAACTCCTCGGCGAGCGGCTGAGACTGGCGCTGCAAGAGCTGGGTCCTGTGTGGATTAAGTTCGGGCAAATGCTCTCTACCCGTCGCGATCTTTTTCCGCCGCAAATTGCCGATCAGCTCGCGCTGTTGCAGGATAAAGTCGCGCCGTTCGACGGCGAACGGGCGAAAGCGCAAATTGAAGCGGCGATGGGCGGACTGCCGGTGGAAGCCTGGTTTGATGATTTTGACATCAAACCGCTGGCGTCAGCATCCATTGCCCAGGTGCATACCGCCAGGCTGAAATCGAACGGTAAAGAGGTGGTCATCAAGGTTATCCGCCCGGATATCCTGCCGGTCATCAAAGCGGATCTTAAACTTATCTACCGCCTTGCGCGTTGGGTTCCGCGCCTGTTGCCGGATGGCCGCCGCCTGCGGCCAACCGAAGTGGTGCGCGAATATGAAAAGACGCTCATTGATGAGCTGAACCTGCTGCGCGAGTCGGCCAACGCCATCCAGCTGCGCCGTAACTTCGAAGACAGCCCGATGCTCTACGTGCCTGAAGTCTATTCTGACTATTGCAGTGAGAATATGATGGTGATGGAGCGCATCTACGGCATTCCGGTCTCGGATGTGGCGGCGCTGGAGAAGAACGGCACCAATATGCAGCTGCTGGCGGAACGCGGCGTGCAGGTATTCTTCACGCAGGTGTTTCGCGACAGTTTTTTCCACGCCGATATGCACCCCGGCAATATTTTTGTCAGTTATGAACACCCCGAAGACCCGCAATATATTGGTATTGACTGCGGCATTGTCGGTTCGTTGAACAAAGAAGATAAAAGATATCTGGCGGAGAATTTCATCGCCTTCTTCAACCGCGATTACCGCAAAGTGGCGGAACTGCACGTTGATTCAGGCTGGGTGCCGCCGGATACCAACGTTGAGGAGTTTGAGTTCGCTATTCGTACCGTATGCGAGCCCATCTTTGAAAAACCGCTGGCGGAAATCTCCTTTGGTCACGTGTTGTTAAACCTTTTCAATACGGCGCGTCGATTTAACATGGAAGTACAGCCGCAGCTGGTATTGTTGCAGAAGACATTGCTGTACGTTGAAGGAGTGGGGCGTCAGCTGTATCCGCAGCTCGATTTATGGAAAACGGCGAAGCCTTTCCTCGAGTCGTGGATCAAAGATCAGGTCGGCATTCCTGCTCTGGTCAGGGCATTAAAGGAAAAATCGCCGTTCTGGGTCGAAAAAATGCCAGAACTACCTGAACTGGTGTACGACAGTTTGCGCCAGGGCAAATATTTACGGCACAGTGTTGATAAGATTGCGCGCGAGCTTCAAGAGAACCATGTGCGTCAGGGCCAGTCCCGCTATTTATTGGGTATTGGCGTAACGTTATTGCTGAGCGGCACATTCCTGCTGATTAGTCGTCCTGAATGGGGGCTGACGCCCGGCTGGTTGATGGCGGGCGGTATCGTCGCCTGGATCGTTGGCTGGCGCAAAACGCGCTGA
- the tatA gene encoding Sec-independent protein translocase subunit TatA, which translates to MGGISIWQLVIIAVIVVLLFGTKKLGSIGSDLGASIKGFKKAMSDDDAKQDKTSQDADFTAKSIADKPADAKTEDAKRHDKEQV; encoded by the coding sequence ATGGGTGGTATCAGTATTTGGCAGTTGGTGATCATTGCCGTCATCGTTGTACTGTTGTTTGGCACCAAAAAGCTCGGCTCCATCGGTTCCGACCTCGGCGCATCCATCAAAGGCTTCAAAAAAGCCATGAGCGATGATGATGCTAAACAGGATAAAACCAGCCAGGATGCCGACTTTACCGCGAAGTCTATCGCTGACAAACCCGCAGACGCTAAAACCGAAGACGCCAAGCGCCACGATAAAGAGCAGGTATAA
- the tatB gene encoding Sec-independent protein translocase protein TatB codes for MFDIGFSELLLVFIIGLVVLGPQRLPVAVKTIAGWVRALRSLATTVQNELTQELKLQEFQDSLKKVEKASLENLTPELKASMDELRQAAESMKRSYSANEPEKASDEAHTIHNPVVKGNEAQHEGVTPATAEVQASAPEQAPATAEATKPADADQPAVKANDAEPKPATPVAGTSPTTSDKP; via the coding sequence GTGTTTGATATTGGTTTTAGCGAGCTGTTACTGGTATTTATTATTGGCCTTGTGGTTCTGGGGCCGCAGCGACTGCCGGTTGCAGTCAAAACGATTGCGGGCTGGGTTCGCGCATTGCGATCCCTCGCGACGACCGTTCAGAATGAGCTGACCCAGGAACTGAAGCTGCAGGAATTTCAGGACAGTCTGAAAAAGGTGGAAAAAGCGAGTCTGGAAAACCTGACGCCCGAGCTTAAAGCCTCGATGGATGAACTGCGTCAGGCGGCAGAGTCCATGAAACGTTCTTATAGCGCTAACGAGCCGGAAAAGGCGAGCGATGAAGCGCATACTATCCATAATCCGGTAGTCAAAGGGAACGAAGCGCAGCATGAAGGGGTCACTCCCGCGACGGCAGAAGTACAGGCCAGCGCGCCGGAACAGGCTCCTGCAACCGCTGAGGCGACGAAGCCTGCTGATGCGGACCAACCTGCCGTTAAGGCGAATGACGCTGAACCAAAACCCGCAACGCCTGTTGCTGGCACTTCCCCTACGACGAGTGATAAACCGTAA
- the tatC gene encoding Sec-independent protein translocase subunit TatC, translating to MAVEDTQPLITHLIELRKRLLYCIVAVIAIFVALVYFANDIYHLVSAPLIKQLPHGATMIATDVASPFFTPIKLTFMVSLILSAPVILYQVWAFVAPALYKHERRLVVPLLISSSLLFYIGMAFAYFVVFPLAFGFLANTAPEGVQVSTDIASYLSFVMALFMAFGVSFEVPVAIVLLCWVGITTPEDLRKKRPYVLVGAFVVGMLLTPPDVFSQTLLAIPMYCLFEVGVFFARFYVGKRVSRDEDNEAEAEAEKAGKTEE from the coding sequence ATGGCTGTAGAAGATACTCAACCGCTTATCACGCATCTGATTGAGCTGCGCAAACGCCTGCTTTACTGCATTGTCGCAGTTATCGCGATCTTCGTGGCATTGGTTTATTTTGCCAATGACATCTATCACTTGGTTTCCGCGCCGCTGATTAAACAGTTGCCACATGGGGCGACCATGATCGCGACGGATGTCGCCTCACCGTTTTTCACCCCCATCAAACTGACCTTTATGGTGTCGCTGATCCTGTCAGCGCCGGTCATTCTTTATCAGGTCTGGGCGTTTGTTGCGCCAGCGCTGTATAAGCATGAACGCCGTCTGGTCGTGCCGCTGCTGATCTCCAGCTCTTTGCTGTTCTACATCGGTATGGCGTTTGCCTACTTTGTGGTCTTTCCGCTGGCGTTTGGCTTTCTGGCCAACACCGCGCCGGAAGGGGTACAGGTTTCGACCGATATCGCCAGCTACCTGAGTTTCGTCATGGCGCTGTTTATGGCGTTTGGCGTCTCTTTTGAAGTGCCGGTCGCCATCGTCTTGCTGTGCTGGGTCGGCATTACCACTCCGGAAGATTTGCGTAAAAAACGTCCTTACGTACTGGTTGGCGCGTTTGTCGTGGGGATGCTGCTGACGCCGCCGGACGTCTTCTCGCAAACGCTGCTGGCAATACCGATGTACTGCCTGTTTGAGGTCGGCGTTTTCTTCGCGCGTTTCTATGTCGGAAAGCGAGTTTCGCGGGATGAAGACAACGAGGCGGAAGCAGAAGCTGAGAAAGCCGGAAAGACAGAAGAGTAA
- the tatD gene encoding 3'-5' ssDNA/RNA exonuclease TatD encodes MFDIGVNLTSSQFVKDHDEVVARAYAAGVNGLLLTGTNLYESQQAQRLAQHYPHCWSTAGVHPHDSSEWRADTGEAIVALAALPEVVAIGECGLDFNRNFSTPQAQEHAFEAQLRIAAELQMPVFMHCRDAHTRFLALLDPWLDKLPGAVLHCFTGTRQEMQECLERGLYIGITGWVCDERRGLALRELLPLIPTEKLLIETDAPYLLPRDLSPKPASRRNEPAYLPHILQRIAHWRGEDPQQLAAATDANAEKLFGITLKSA; translated from the coding sequence ATGTTCGATATCGGCGTGAATTTAACCAGTTCGCAGTTTGTGAAAGACCACGACGAGGTGGTGGCGCGCGCGTATGCGGCTGGCGTGAACGGCCTGCTTCTTACCGGAACCAATCTTTATGAAAGCCAGCAGGCGCAACGTCTGGCGCAGCATTATCCCCACTGCTGGTCTACCGCTGGCGTCCATCCCCACGACAGCAGCGAATGGCGGGCAGATACCGGAGAGGCTATCGTCGCACTGGCCGCGCTGCCAGAGGTGGTGGCGATAGGTGAGTGCGGCCTTGATTTCAATCGTAATTTCTCCACGCCGCAGGCGCAGGAGCACGCTTTTGAGGCGCAACTGCGGATCGCCGCCGAACTACAGATGCCGGTCTTTATGCACTGTCGCGATGCCCATACGCGTTTCCTTGCGCTGCTCGACCCGTGGCTGGACAAACTGCCGGGCGCGGTGCTGCACTGTTTTACCGGCACGCGCCAGGAGATGCAGGAGTGCCTTGAGCGGGGATTGTATATTGGCATTACGGGCTGGGTGTGCGATGAGCGCCGCGGGCTGGCGCTGCGCGAACTGCTGCCGTTGATTCCGACCGAAAAGCTTCTGATCGAAACCGATGCGCCATACCTGCTGCCGCGTGATTTGTCGCCGAAACCGGCATCACGACGCAACGAGCCCGCGTATCTGCCGCATATCCTTCAGCGCATCGCGCACTGGCGTGGTGAAGATCCGCAGCAGCTGGCCGCCGCCACGGATGCCAACGCTGAAAAACTGTTTGGCATTACCCTGAAGTCCGCTTAA
- the rfaH gene encoding transcription/translation regulatory transformer protein RfaH: MQSWYLLYCKRGQLQRAQEHLERQAVNCLTPMITLEKMVRGKRTAVSEPLFPNYLFVEFDPEVIHTTTINATRGVSHFVRFGASPATVPSAVIHQLSVYKPEGIVDPETPYPGDSVIITEGAFEGLQAIFTEPDGETRSMLLLNLLNKEVKQSVKNTGFRKL, from the coding sequence ATGCAATCCTGGTATTTACTGTACTGCAAGCGCGGGCAACTTCAGCGTGCCCAGGAACACCTCGAAAGACAGGCTGTAAACTGCCTGACGCCGATGATCACCCTGGAAAAAATGGTGCGCGGAAAACGTACCGCAGTCAGCGAACCGCTGTTTCCCAACTATCTGTTTGTGGAATTCGATCCGGAAGTGATCCATACCACCACGATCAACGCCACGCGCGGCGTCAGCCACTTCGTCCGCTTTGGCGCATCGCCGGCGACGGTACCTTCCGCCGTCATTCACCAGCTGTCTGTTTATAAACCGGAAGGCATTGTCGATCCAGAAACGCCCTACCCCGGCGACAGCGTGATTATCACCGAAGGCGCCTTCGAAGGGCTTCAGGCGATTTTCACCGAACCGGACGGCGAAACGCGTTCTATGCTGCTGCTCAACCTGCTGAATAAAGAGGTGAAGCAGAGCGTTAAAAATACCGGTTTCCGAAAGCTGTAA
- the ubiD gene encoding 4-hydroxy-3-polyprenylbenzoate decarboxylase — protein MDAMKYHDLRDFLTLLEQQGELKRITLEVDPHLEITEIADRTLRAGGPALLFENPKGYSMPVLCNLFGTPKRVAMGMGQEDVSALREVGKLLAFLKEPEPPKGFRDLFDKLPQFKQVLNMPTKRLRGAPCQQKVLSGDDVDLTQIPIMTCWPEDAAPLITWGLTVTRGPHKERQNLGIYRQQLIGKNKLIMRWLSHRGGALDYQEWCAAHPGERFPVSVALGADPATILGAVTPVPDTLSEYAFAGLLRGTKTEVVKCVSNDLEVPASAEIVLEGYLEPGEMAPEGPYGDHTGYYNEVDSFPVFTVTHITRRDDAIYHSTYTGRPPDEPAVLGVALNEVFVPILQKQFPEIVDFYLPPEGCSYRLAVVTMKKQYAGHAKRVMMGVWSFLRQFMYTKFVIVCDDDVNARDWNDVIWAITTRMDPARDTVLVENTPIDYLDFASPVSGLGSKMGLDATNKWPGETQREWGRPIRKDADVTARIDAIWDELAIFNNGKGA, from the coding sequence ATGGACGCCATGAAATATCACGATTTACGCGACTTCTTGACGCTGCTTGAACAACAGGGCGAACTGAAACGCATCACGCTTGAAGTCGATCCGCACCTGGAAATCACCGAAATTGCTGACCGTACGCTGCGAGCTGGCGGTCCTGCGCTGCTGTTTGAAAATCCGAAAGGCTATTCAATGCCGGTGTTGTGCAATCTGTTCGGCACGCCAAAACGCGTGGCGATGGGGATGGGGCAGGAGGACGTCTCCGCGCTGCGGGAAGTGGGTAAGCTGCTGGCTTTTCTGAAGGAGCCGGAGCCGCCAAAAGGTTTTCGCGATCTGTTCGATAAACTGCCGCAGTTTAAGCAGGTGCTGAATATGCCGACGAAGCGGCTGCGTGGCGCGCCGTGTCAGCAGAAAGTCCTCTCTGGCGATGACGTTGATTTAACCCAGATTCCCATTATGACCTGCTGGCCGGAAGATGCCGCGCCGCTGATCACCTGGGGGTTAACCGTGACCCGCGGGCCGCACAAAGAGCGGCAGAATCTGGGGATTTATCGTCAACAGTTGATTGGTAAAAATAAGCTCATTATGCGCTGGTTGTCCCATCGCGGCGGCGCGCTGGATTATCAGGAGTGGTGCGCGGCGCACCCTGGCGAACGCTTCCCGGTTTCCGTGGCGCTGGGCGCGGACCCGGCCACTATTCTTGGCGCCGTTACGCCGGTGCCGGACACCCTCTCGGAGTATGCGTTTGCCGGTCTGCTGCGCGGCACGAAAACCGAAGTGGTGAAATGCGTTTCTAACGATCTCGAGGTGCCCGCCAGCGCGGAAATCGTGCTGGAAGGGTATCTTGAACCCGGCGAAATGGCCCCGGAAGGCCCCTACGGCGACCATACCGGCTATTACAATGAAGTGGACAGTTTCCCGGTTTTCACCGTCACGCACATCACCCGGCGTGACGATGCGATTTACCACTCCACTTATACCGGACGTCCGCCGGATGAGCCTGCGGTGCTCGGCGTGGCGCTGAACGAAGTGTTCGTGCCGATTCTGCAAAAGCAGTTTCCGGAAATTGTCGACTTCTATCTGCCGCCGGAAGGCTGCTCGTACCGTCTGGCCGTCGTCACGATGAAAAAACAGTACGCGGGACATGCCAAACGGGTCATGATGGGCGTCTGGTCGTTTTTACGTCAGTTTATGTACACCAAATTTGTTATCGTTTGCGATGACGACGTCAACGCACGCGACTGGAACGATGTTATCTGGGCGATAACCACCCGTATGGACCCGGCGCGGGATACGGTGCTGGTCGAAAACACGCCCATTGATTACCTGGATTTTGCCTCTCCGGTCTCCGGGCTGGGTTCAAAAATGGGGCTGGATGCCACCAATAAATGGCCAGGCGAAACCCAACGCGAGTGGGGACGACCAATCAGAAAAGATGCCGATGTGACAGCGCGTATTGATGCAATCTGGGATGAACTGGCCATCTTTAATAACGGTAAGGGCGCCTGA
- the fre gene encoding NAD(P)H-flavin reductase — MTTLSCKVTSVEAITDTVYRVRLVPDAAFSFRAGQYLMVVMDERDKRPFSMASTPDEQGFIELHIGASEINLYAKAVMDRILKDHEVIVDIPHGEAWLRDDEERPLILIAGGTGFSYVRSILLTALARNPNRDITIYWGGREEKHLYDLSELEALSVNHPNLRVEPVVEQPEADWRGRTGTVLTAVMQDHGTLAEHDIYIAGRFEMAKIARDLFCNERSARADRLFGDAFAFI, encoded by the coding sequence ATGACAACCTTAAGCTGTAAAGTGACCTCGGTAGAAGCTATCACCGATACCGTATACCGCGTTCGATTAGTACCCGATGCGGCATTTTCCTTTCGTGCCGGTCAGTATTTGATGGTCGTGATGGATGAACGGGACAAACGCCCGTTCTCAATGGCGTCAACGCCGGACGAGCAGGGTTTTATTGAACTCCATATCGGCGCGTCTGAAATTAATCTCTATGCGAAAGCGGTGATGGATCGCATCCTGAAAGATCATGAAGTTATCGTTGATATTCCTCATGGCGAAGCCTGGCTGCGTGATGACGAAGAGCGTCCGCTGATCCTGATTGCGGGCGGCACTGGTTTCTCCTACGTCCGTTCAATTCTGCTGACGGCGCTGGCGCGTAACCCGAATCGTGATATCACGATTTACTGGGGCGGCCGGGAAGAAAAACACCTCTACGATCTCTCTGAGCTTGAAGCGCTCTCTGTGAATCACCCTAATCTGCGCGTCGAACCGGTGGTGGAACAGCCGGAAGCGGACTGGCGCGGGCGTACCGGCACGGTTCTCACCGCTGTGATGCAGGACCACGGCACGCTGGCGGAGCATGATATTTACATCGCGGGACGTTTTGAGATGGCGAAAATCGCGCGGGATCTGTTCTGCAATGAGCGCAGCGCGCGGGCCGATCGCCTGTTTGGCGACGCCTTCGCCTTCATTTAA
- the fadA gene encoding acetyl-CoA C-acyltransferase FadA: MEQVVIVDAIRTPMGRSKGGAFRNVRAEDLSAHLMRSLLARNPALEATALDDIYWGCVQQTLEQGFNIARNAALLAEIPHSVPAVTVNRLCGSSMQALHDAARMIMTGDAQACLVGGVEHMGHVPMSHGVDFHPGLSRNVAKAAGMMGLTAEMLSRMHGISREMQDAFAARSHARAWAATQSGAFKNEIIPTGGHDADGVLKQFNYDEVIRPETTVEALSTLRPAFDPVSGTVTAGTSSALSDGTAAMLVMSESRARELGLTPRARVRSMAVVGCDPSIMGYGPVPASKLALKKAGLSASDIGVFEMNEAFAAQILPCIKDLGLMEQIDEKINLNGGAIALGHPLGCSGARISTTLLNLMERKDVEFGLATMCIGLGQGIATVFERV; this comes from the coding sequence ATGGAACAGGTGGTAATTGTTGATGCGATCCGTACCCCGATGGGCCGTTCGAAAGGGGGCGCGTTTCGCAATGTGCGCGCGGAGGATCTGTCCGCGCATCTGATGCGCAGCCTGCTGGCGCGCAATCCGGCGCTGGAGGCGACGGCGCTGGACGATATCTACTGGGGTTGCGTGCAGCAGACGCTGGAGCAGGGCTTTAACATCGCCCGTAACGCCGCGCTGCTGGCGGAGATCCCGCATTCCGTCCCGGCGGTTACCGTTAACCGTCTGTGTGGTTCGTCAATGCAGGCGCTGCATGACGCCGCGCGTATGATCATGACCGGCGACGCGCAGGCGTGTCTGGTCGGCGGCGTGGAGCATATGGGCCATGTGCCGATGAGCCACGGCGTGGATTTCCACCCGGGACTCAGCCGCAACGTCGCCAAAGCCGCAGGCATGATGGGGCTGACGGCGGAAATGCTCTCCCGTATGCACGGCATCAGCCGTGAAATGCAGGATGCCTTTGCCGCGCGTTCGCACGCCCGCGCCTGGGCCGCCACCCAGTCCGGCGCGTTTAAAAACGAGATTATCCCGACCGGCGGTCATGACGCGGACGGCGTGCTCAAACAGTTTAACTACGACGAAGTGATCCGCCCGGAAACCACCGTCGAAGCGCTGTCCACTCTGCGCCCGGCGTTCGATCCGGTCAGCGGGACGGTAACGGCAGGCACCTCGTCCGCCCTCTCCGATGGCACTGCCGCGATGCTGGTAATGAGCGAAAGCCGCGCCCGTGAGCTGGGCCTGACGCCGCGCGCCCGCGTACGTTCAATGGCGGTAGTCGGCTGCGATCCGTCAATCATGGGCTACGGTCCGGTACCGGCGTCGAAGCTGGCGCTGAAAAAAGCCGGGCTGAGCGCCAGCGATATCGGCGTGTTTGAGATGAACGAAGCGTTCGCCGCGCAGATCCTGCCGTGCATTAAAGATCTGGGACTGATGGAGCAGATTGATGAGAAGATCAACCTCAACGGCGGCGCGATCGCCCTCGGTCATCCGCTCGGCTGTTCCGGCGCGCGAATCAGCACCACGTTGCTCAACCTGATGGAGCGTAAGGACGTAGAGTTTGGTCTGGCGACGATGTGCATCGGTTTAGGCCAGGGGATCGCGACGGTGTTCGAGCGCGTTTAA
- the fadB gene encoding fatty acid oxidation complex subunit alpha FadB, giving the protein MLYKGDTLYLDWLEDGIAELVFDAPGSVNKLDTATVASLGQALDVLEKQTDLKGLLLRSNKAAFIVGADITEFLSLFLVPEEQLSQWLHFANSVFNRLEDLPVPTLSAVNGYALGGGCECVLATDYRLATPDLRIGLPETKLGIMPGFGGSVRMPRMLGADSALEIIAAGKDVGAEQALKIGLVDGVVKPEKLVEGALAVLRQAINGDLDWKAKRQPKLEPLKLSKIEATMSFTIAKGMVAQTAGKHYPAPITAVKTIEAAARFGREEALNLENKSFVPLAHTNEARALVGIFLNDQFVKGKAKKLTKDVQTPKQAAVLGAGIMGGGIAYQSAWKGVPVIMKDINDKSLTLGMNEAAKLLNKQLERGKVDGLKMAGVISSIHPTLDYAGFERVDVVVEAVVENPKVKKAVLAETEEKVRPDTVLASNTSTIPISELASVLKRPENFCGMHFFNPVHRMPLVEIIRGEKSSDETIAKVVAWASRMGKTPIVVNDCPGFFVNRVLFPYFAGFSQLLRDGADFRKIDKVMEKQFGWPMGPAYLLDVVGIDTAHHAQAVMAAGFPQRMQKDYRDAIDALFDANRFGQKNGLGFWRYKEDSKGKPKKEEDATVESLLADVSNAKHDFSDEEIIARMMIPMVNEVARCLEEGIIASPAEADMALVYGLGFPPFHGGAFRWLDTLGSARYFDMAQQYQHLGPLYAVPEGLRNKARHNEPYYPPVEPARPVGSLKTA; this is encoded by the coding sequence ATGCTTTACAAAGGCGACACCCTGTACCTCGACTGGCTGGAAGATGGCATCGCCGAACTGGTGTTCGATGCCCCTGGCTCGGTCAATAAACTCGACACTGCGACCGTCGCCAGCCTCGGCCAGGCGCTGGATGTACTGGAAAAGCAAACAGATTTAAAAGGGCTGCTGCTGCGTTCGAATAAAGCGGCCTTTATTGTCGGTGCGGATATCACCGAATTCCTTTCGCTGTTCCTTGTTCCTGAAGAACAGTTAAGCCAGTGGCTGCATTTCGCCAACAGCGTCTTTAACCGTCTGGAAGATCTGCCGGTGCCGACCCTCTCCGCCGTCAACGGCTATGCGTTGGGCGGCGGCTGCGAATGCGTGCTGGCGACCGACTACCGTCTGGCGACGCCGGATCTGCGCATCGGCCTGCCGGAAACGAAGCTGGGGATCATGCCCGGCTTCGGCGGTTCCGTACGTATGCCGCGTATGCTCGGCGCGGACAGCGCGCTGGAAATTATTGCCGCCGGTAAAGACGTCGGCGCGGAGCAGGCGCTGAAAATCGGCCTGGTCGACGGCGTGGTGAAGCCCGAAAAACTGGTTGAAGGCGCGCTGGCGGTTTTACGCCAGGCGATTAACGGCGATCTGGACTGGAAAGCCAAACGCCAGCCGAAGCTGGAGCCGCTGAAGCTCAGTAAGATTGAAGCCACGATGAGTTTTACCATCGCCAAAGGCATGGTCGCGCAGACGGCGGGCAAGCATTACCCGGCCCCCATCACCGCGGTAAAAACCATTGAGGCGGCAGCGCGTTTTGGTCGTGAAGAAGCGCTGAATCTGGAAAACAAAAGCTTTGTTCCGCTGGCGCACACCAATGAAGCCCGCGCGCTGGTCGGTATTTTCCTGAACGATCAGTTTGTTAAAGGCAAGGCGAAGAAGCTGACCAAAGATGTTCAGACGCCGAAGCAGGCTGCCGTACTGGGCGCCGGTATTATGGGCGGCGGTATCGCTTATCAGTCGGCGTGGAAAGGCGTGCCGGTGATCATGAAGGATATCAACGACAAATCGCTGACGCTGGGGATGAACGAAGCCGCCAAGCTGCTGAATAAACAGCTTGAACGCGGTAAGGTTGACGGCCTGAAGATGGCGGGCGTGATTTCGTCGATTCATCCGACCCTCGACTACGCCGGTTTTGAACGCGTGGATGTGGTTGTCGAAGCGGTGGTCGAGAATCCGAAAGTGAAAAAAGCGGTACTGGCGGAGACCGAAGAAAAAGTCCGTCCGGATACCGTACTGGCCTCGAACACCTCGACCATTCCCATTAGCGAACTGGCAAGCGTGCTGAAACGCCCGGAAAACTTCTGTGGGATGCACTTTTTTAATCCGGTTCACCGGATGCCGCTGGTTGAAATTATTCGCGGAGAGAAAAGCTCGGATGAAACCATCGCTAAGGTGGTCGCCTGGGCAAGCCGTATGGGTAAAACGCCGATCGTGGTCAACGACTGCCCCGGCTTCTTTGTTAACCGCGTGCTGTTCCCTTACTTCGCTGGCTTCAGCCAGCTGCTGCGCGACGGCGCGGACTTCCGCAAAATCGACAAGGTGATGGAAAAGCAGTTTGGCTGGCCGATGGGCCCGGCGTACCTGCTGGACGTGGTGGGCATTGATACCGCGCATCATGCTCAGGCGGTAATGGCCGCTGGCTTCCCACAGCGAATGCAGAAAGATTATCGCGACGCGATCGACGCCCTGTTTGACGCCAACCGTTTTGGCCAGAAAAACGGCCTCGGATTCTGGCGTTATAAAGAAGACAGCAAAGGCAAGCCGAAGAAAGAAGAAGACGCTACCGTAGAGAGCCTGCTGGCCGACGTCAGCAATGCGAAGCATGACTTCAGCGATGAAGAGATCATCGCCCGCATGATGATCCCGATGGTCAACGAAGTGGCGCGCTGTCTCGAAGAAGGCATTATCGCCAGCCCGGCGGAAGCCGATATGGCGCTGGTCTACGGCCTGGGCTTCCCGCCGTTCCACGGCGGCGCGTTCCGCTGGCTGGATACGCTCGGCAGCGCCAGATATTTCGATATGGCGCAACAGTACCAGCACCTCGGCCCGCTGTATGCCGTGCCGGAAGGTCTGCGTAATAAAGCGCGTCATAACGAACCGTACTATCCCCCGGTTGAGCCTGCCCGTCCGGTTGGTTCCCTGAAAACGGCTTAA